The window TAAAAATGCCCTCTTTCACTGAACCTACAGCATCAGATGCCTCTACGTTATCACCAGGATTGACACAGGGGATAAATTCCCATTTAATGTCATCTGGTAAAGCGTTAAGGTGTTTACCCCTCTGGAGGAAAAATCCAAAATCGCTTGCCAATGCATGAAGTGGATTCTGAAGTCCATCATAAAGCTGACCGAGAAGACCCGGACCTAATTTGACTGAAAGTAATTCACCCGTAAACTCTACAGGGTCTCCCTTTTTAAGTCCTCGAGTATCTTCAAAAACCTGCAGGTCTGCCCTGTTTCCTTTTATGCGGATTACCTCCGTTTTAAGGCGGCTCTCCCCTAATACCGCATAGGCAACCTCATTTTGCATGACGTCACCTTCAAACTCAACCGTGAGCATATTTTTATTGACACCAACGATACTACCTCTATTTTTCATTGTATTGAAAAGCTTCGGGCTAAACACCCATTCCACCCCGCGGGAACGTACGTCGGCCTGGTGCAATTTCGGGCATCTTCCCGAATCACTCCTTCAGGTGGGGTATGCTGACACACATACCATATGATCATACTCACCTTATACTGGATTTCGATTTTAGTATATACTATATTCTATGCATTAAAATAGTGCGCCTTTACCGGATCGAGATCGAGAATTGACTGAAGTGTTCTCAGGCCCCGTTCAGCATCAAAAAGAGCGATCCTCTCAAGAATCTGGAGTTTGATAAAGAAGACGACGAGCCTGTCCCTGTCAAAATAATGACCAAACTCAAGCTCATCAAGGTATCTCCACCTTGCTTTATTAAGAATCTCTTCCGCTTTAAGTGGTGAAGGCGCATGAAGTGCTTCTTCAGCAATAAGCATCTGTTCATGATCAGATATATCATTGCCTGCACAATTTTCAACCGCAAAACCTAACCTCTGAGACCGCAATTCTGCCAGTGCGTTTCTGAGCCTTGACTCAAAATTGAAAAAATCTCCTAAAACACCTGATGAAATGTCTTTTTGTTTCAGGTCTAACATGTTGATTGACTCCAACAGTGCAAAATCATTTTTCTTAACATACCTCTTGCACATGGCAAGAAATTCATCTCTCCTGACAGGTGGAGGAACTTCCAGGTAGAGACTTGGTAACGATGCCACGAGATAATAATAGCGGTGCTTCAATCCAGTTTACCTTTCCTCAGCGAGTCGATAAAAGCGTAAAATCTCGGGTTTAGATATTCTGACAGTACGTCGGCAATGCCCTCATCAGTGAAATCATACGTGACATGGCTCCCCTTCACTCCAACACGAAAACCTCTTTCAATATTTGGATGAACTTTAAGCTCTATACCGCTCTTTATTTCATCTTGAAGTCTTGACAGAAACCCTTCAAGGAGCATATCTCTATCAGATTCGCGTAAAAAGAACTCCAGGTTTAAGTCTCCACTTTTATCTCTGTTCCACCCCTCGATAATTTTTATCAACACCGCTTCCAGGGTTTTACCCGTCATAACGCTTTGAAATTCTCTTTTCATGAGAGAATCAAAAACCACGGCAAGAGATCTCCGGATGCTTAAGATTATGTCCCTTGCAGCCTGTTCAAGCGCCGTTTTACTCATACGCTCCTTCCGTTTTGTCTCTTCCTCAGCCTTCTCAGATATTTCAGTAGCTTTGTGCCAGGCTTCATTTAAAATGTTGGAAGCTGTAATTTTTGCCTCCTTAATGATATCTTCAGACTCTTTTTCTGCTTCCTGTATCCCCTCAGATTTAATTTTCTGGATGATATCATGAAGATTTGTGTCTGAATTTTCCGGAACTTTCATAATCGGTACCTAAATTTTTTCTCAGACAAGGCATCCCACCTTGGAGTTACAAAGTGTAACTGCAGTGATAATACCAGAATTCAAAGATATTTAAAGTTAAAATAGTGCTACTTATTTTTACTCCATTGCATCTGAACGGGAAATTGGTAACTGTTTATATCGTCTCCTAGAAAAAATCCGCTGACCACAGAACAGTTATCCTTTTACAAGCTTTCTCCGAGATTGCCCGATTAACAATAGATTGCTCCTCCAGTTAACCTCTCAACATATCCGAAATACTGATGAATTTCATCATAATGTAGTGGACAGGTCTGGAAAATCCATTGTACCCATTAGTCACTTACTTGTCATTACATTTATACTCATCTCATAATGGTTTTCGGATTAAATCCGAGATAAATTTGAGCGAGTATACCTTCACCAGGATTTTGTTTCCGGTAAAACCGAAAACCAAGTCGGTTTTAGTATATCAACGCACCTGCAGGGTCGGCACATATCCATGATTTTCATTGCCGTTGTAACATTCATTTCAGTAATGAGTGTAATAGGGAATAAACTTTTTTGTGGTTTGGCCTGCCCTGCTGGTGCTATACTGAAACTGATTTGGTTTTAGATTTTTCTGAAAACTAAAGCCTGGGAACTTTTTTGCTCAGAAAAATCTCACATTGGCATACCTGCTTCAGCGGCAATCTGTCCCCTGGGAATTCTTAAACGATACTTCGGTGCCCAAACACTATGATGTTGACAATGCACTGTGATGTGAGATAATTTACAGAAAAGACTCATTTGTTACTCCTTTGTTGATGTTGTGGGGACGACTCAACTCAGGGGGCAACAATGGGTCTTTTTTTATGGTAAATCCTTGCTATCATTCCACTCCCGGAGGTGGTTATTCAATTCACCGATTAATTAAGACATTGATTAACTTGTGTTTTAAAGTATAATGAGTAGTAAAACTTACAGTTTTCGCAGAGATAAGGTACGACAGACAAAACAAAATTTCTGATATCAGATTATGGAAAACAAAGATGTTGGTGAGTTGGCAAGAGATTATTACCTGAAAGGATTCGGGTGTGCTGAGAGTATTCTCCACGCCTTCAATGATCTGAGAGTAATAAAGGTATCTGATCCCCTGCTAAAAGCATCTACCGGCTTTGGAACAGGATTCGGAGGTAAGGGTTCAACCTGTGGGGCGATAACCGGCCCGATAATGGCAATAGGGCTGGAATATGGCAGGCTGAAACCAGAGGAAAGTGCGGAAGACACATACAGACGGACGAAGAAGGTTGTTGAAGCGTATGAGCTGAAGTACAAAACCACCATCTGTACCCAGGTAACAAGGGTCTGGAGGGAACGAGGGAAATTTGCAACACCGGAAAGGAAGAAATTCTGCGGAGCCATTGTCCGCTATATGGCAAGGGAGACAGAAAGAATACTGAGTGAAGAAGATGGCAACCAGCGTACATAAAAGGAGTATTTGCTTATTAGTAAACCCGTTTGGGTTTTGCACATGGCGTGAAACACCGCACGAAAAAGCTGCACTTAGCTCAGTTTTACATAAGGTATTTAGTGTTTTCGTTCACGCACTATCAAATTTGATCATGCCCGTTCTAACCACACCGGCGCTGCACGGGCATGCTGACGATGCATTCCTGCGTGATTAATTTATAGTCTTTTAAAAGGAGGTTGTAAGAAATGAGATATTACTTTTCAGCAATTCTTGTTATTCTGTCATTGATTTTATCTGCTCCTCATATCAATGCCCAGGAAGATGAAAAGTCCCTGACCAAAGAGCAGGTCCAAATAATGCAGGAAAACTTAAATAAAGCCATGCTGGCTCTAAAGAAAGAGATTAAGATAGAGACTGAAGTTGAAAATGGCGGTACTATTTCGGGAAATGTAACATGTAAAAGAGTCAAGCATCCGGAAAATGTGGTGGTTTATATTGAAAAAGTAGGTGACAACAAATTCCCAGCACCTGAGGAGCATGGGGTAGTGGACCAATTTAATTTAACTTTTATCCCTCATGTAATAGCGATACAGAAAGGTACAACGATTGACTTCCCAAACAGTGATAGTGTCCGCCACAATGTATTGTCTCCTCCAGACTGCCCTATGCAGTTTAATCTGGGTACCTATGATGTTGGCGTTGTAAAACACGTAACATTTGACAAACCCGGAGAGATACCTCTTTTGTGTAACGTCCACGCAGAGATGTCGGCTTTTGTACTCGTACTGGAAAATCCATATTTTTCACTCACCGGAAAGGATGGCGTTTTCAAGATAGAGAATGTTCCGGCAGGTACTTACAAATTAAACGCGTGGCATGAAAAACTTCAAACGGTAACGAAAGAGGTAACGGTAGAAGCAGGTAAGACAACAAACATCGATTTCCAGTTAAAGAAACGTAAATAGATATTGTAGATATTCTCCGGCTTTCAACGGTTATACCTGGATACCAGATCAGAGATCAATCGAAACTTCTTTCCTACGCTATACATTGAGAAGAATACCTTTTTTGCTTTTAAGCATTCTATTATGTATGACACTATCAGTTATATGCTGTTTGTGCCGAAGCAGGATGCATGGTGAAGTTGATCACAGCTTTCAAAAGTTAGTACACAGTGTAGGCCTGGCAGCCACTGCAAAGCCTGCATGGTGTTACATAAATTTTGATCCAAGGGTTGATCCGAGATGTTCGTGTACCGAATGGCCGATTCCAGGTGGTTACTGCTTTTGCCCAGACCATACCGGAACTGTTTCCTATATAACCAGTAATGTGGAAACAGGTGTGCTGGTTGAAATAGTCAGAAAATAATTACAGAGGAACATGCAGGCGGTACATCCTTTTATCTAAACGAA is drawn from Candidatus Scalindua sp. and contains these coding sequences:
- a CDS encoding carboxypeptidase regulatory-like domain-containing protein encodes the protein MRYYFSAILVILSLILSAPHINAQEDEKSLTKEQVQIMQENLNKAMLALKKEIKIETEVENGGTISGNVTCKRVKHPENVVVYIEKVGDNKFPAPEEHGVVDQFNLTFIPHVIAIQKGTTIDFPNSDSVRHNVLSPPDCPMQFNLGTYDVGVVKHVTFDKPGEIPLLCNVHAEMSAFVLVLENPYFSLTGKDGVFKIENVPAGTYKLNAWHEKLQTVTKEVTVEAGKTTNIDFQLKKRK
- a CDS encoding C-GCAxxG-C-C family protein, encoding MENKDVGELARDYYLKGFGCAESILHAFNDLRVIKVSDPLLKASTGFGTGFGGKGSTCGAITGPIMAIGLEYGRLKPEESAEDTYRRTKKVVEAYELKYKTTICTQVTRVWRERGKFATPERKKFCGAIVRYMARETERILSEEDGNQRT
- a CDS encoding DUF2764 domain-containing protein, whose product is MKHRYYYLVASLPSLYLEVPPPVRRDEFLAMCKRYVKKNDFALLESINMLDLKQKDISSGVLGDFFNFESRLRNALAELRSQRLGFAVENCAGNDISDHEQMLIAEEALHAPSPLKAEEILNKARWRYLDELEFGHYFDRDRLVVFFIKLQILERIALFDAERGLRTLQSILDLDPVKAHYFNA